In one window of Tumebacillus algifaecis DNA:
- a CDS encoding GDSL-type esterase/lipase family protein yields MKKKRSFLWGSVLFLALASAAVLTTGFTLALIEPGDDTSSLSTTSEKTEQEAATPAVAVDQKAGEPALIVAIGDSLTKGIGDTSGKGYVGNLKTRLEETGQKVNVHNLGISGLESSELVKSVQNPGVQQYFEDANLIMVSIGGNDITHSIGGVDKILGSAGIDQAAILSAQEKYLSNIQEILTTIRKSNGQAPIIVLGLYNPFDGLTDDKGLSNQLLLDWNDHLRKVTQAFPQVKVVPMFDLFQWNNSSLLSFDHFHPNNQGYEKMAERIYEGLPDALRAVVKQ; encoded by the coding sequence ATGAAGAAAAAACGATCTTTTCTCTGGGGCAGCGTCTTATTTTTGGCACTGGCCAGTGCAGCGGTCCTCACAACAGGCTTTACGCTCGCGCTGATCGAGCCAGGTGATGATACGTCATCGCTTTCGACCACCTCGGAAAAAACGGAGCAGGAAGCAGCCACACCGGCCGTTGCAGTTGATCAGAAGGCAGGCGAACCCGCTCTGATCGTCGCCATCGGCGACTCGCTGACCAAAGGCATTGGTGATACGTCAGGCAAAGGCTACGTCGGCAACTTGAAAACACGTCTGGAAGAGACGGGACAGAAAGTCAATGTTCACAACCTCGGCATCAGCGGACTTGAGTCGTCCGAACTCGTCAAGTCGGTGCAAAATCCGGGTGTGCAACAATATTTCGAAGATGCGAACCTGATCATGGTCTCGATCGGAGGCAATGATATCACACACTCCATCGGCGGAGTGGATAAAATTCTCGGCAGCGCAGGCATCGACCAAGCGGCGATTCTGTCTGCCCAAGAGAAGTATCTCAGCAACATCCAGGAAATCTTGACCACCATTCGCAAAAGCAATGGGCAAGCGCCGATCATCGTGCTTGGGCTGTACAATCCTTTCGACGGTCTGACCGATGACAAGGGGCTGTCCAACCAACTTCTGCTCGACTGGAATGACCACTTGAGAAAAGTCACTCAAGCGTTCCCGCAGGTGAAAGTGGTACCGATGTTCGACCTGTTCCAATGGAACAACAGCTCCTTGCTTTCCTTCGACCATTTCCATCCGAACAATCAAGGCTATGAGAAGATGGCGGAACGCATTTACGAGGGTCTGCCCGATGCTTTGCGAGCTGTCGTGAAACAATAG
- the serS gene encoding serine--tRNA ligase — translation MLDIRYIREHPEIVQQVAKQKGIDVSIDDLLSHDVERRRILQELEQYRMQRNQLSQMMPQLAKQGKKEEMEQTKEQVRQINASIAALESSLHDVEGKLRDLMLRVPNIISPDTPIGESDADNVEVRRVGDVPVFDFEPLDHVALGEKFDLFDIARGVKVAGTRNYYLKGVGAYLHRAVQSLAIDLLTDRGFTVMDVPVMLREEMFTNTGFFPLGLDQTYALEDQKYLVGTSEVPLVSYYSNEVVDVEQPVKFAGVSNCFRSEAGSAGRDVRGLYRVHQFAKVEQVVICKNDPEVSEQILQTITKNAEDLLQLLELPYRVVSVCTGDIGQGVYKKYDIETWMPSRESYGETQSASNLHEFQARRSNIRYRDENGQLQFCHTLNNTAVATPRILIPLLENHQRKDGSIYIPKALRKYMNGVEEIKPN, via the coding sequence ATGTTGGACATTCGTTACATCCGTGAGCATCCGGAAATCGTGCAACAGGTCGCGAAGCAAAAGGGGATTGACGTATCGATCGACGATCTTTTGTCGCATGACGTGGAGCGCCGCCGCATCTTGCAGGAACTGGAGCAGTACCGCATGCAGCGCAACCAACTGTCGCAAATGATGCCGCAGTTAGCCAAACAAGGCAAAAAAGAAGAGATGGAGCAGACCAAAGAGCAAGTGCGCCAGATCAATGCGAGCATCGCTGCGTTGGAAAGCTCGCTTCACGATGTGGAAGGCAAACTGCGTGACTTGATGCTGCGCGTGCCGAACATCATCTCGCCTGACACGCCGATCGGTGAGTCGGATGCTGACAACGTGGAAGTGCGCCGTGTCGGCGACGTTCCGGTATTCGATTTTGAGCCGCTCGATCATGTCGCGCTCGGCGAAAAATTTGACCTGTTTGACATCGCGCGCGGCGTAAAAGTGGCCGGGACGCGCAACTATTATTTGAAAGGCGTCGGCGCCTACCTGCATCGTGCAGTCCAGTCGCTGGCCATCGATCTGCTGACTGACCGCGGGTTTACGGTGATGGATGTCCCGGTGATGCTGCGTGAGGAAATGTTCACAAACACCGGCTTCTTCCCGCTCGGTCTGGATCAGACCTATGCGCTTGAAGATCAAAAATATCTCGTCGGCACCTCGGAAGTTCCCCTCGTCTCCTATTACAGCAACGAAGTGGTTGACGTTGAGCAACCTGTGAAGTTCGCTGGCGTCTCGAACTGCTTCCGCAGCGAAGCGGGTTCGGCAGGTCGCGATGTGCGTGGCTTGTACCGCGTACACCAATTTGCGAAGGTGGAACAAGTTGTCATCTGCAAAAATGATCCCGAAGTTTCGGAGCAAATTTTGCAGACGATCACGAAAAATGCGGAAGACCTGCTCCAACTGTTGGAGCTTCCCTACCGTGTGGTCAGCGTTTGCACCGGAGATATTGGCCAAGGCGTGTACAAGAAATATGACATTGAAACGTGGATGCCTAGCCGTGAGAGCTACGGGGAAACGCAATCGGCTTCCAACCTGCACGAGTTCCAAGCGCGCCGCTCGAACATCCGCTATCGTGATGAAAACGGGCAGTTGCAGTTCTGCCATACGCTGAATAACACAGCGGTGGCAACACCTCGTATCTTGATCCCGCTGCTTGAGAACCACCAGCGCAAAGATGGCTCGATCTACATTCCGAAAGCGCTGCGCAAGTACATGAATGGCGTGGAAGAGATCAAACCGAACTAA
- a CDS encoding RsmF rRNA methyltransferase first C-terminal domain-containing protein, protein MAEERTYYPEAFLTRMQELLGAEYAPFHDALTQPAVQGLRVNTLKTNPERFLEIAPFHLTAVPWVADGFYYEAPDRPGKHPYHAAGVYYIQEPSAMSAAEVLQPKRGDRVLDLCAAPGGKSTHLAALLQGTGLLVANEPHPQRAKILSENIERCGVTNALVTNEMPDRLAERFPAFFDKILVDAPCSGEGMFRKDPDACEEWSPGHVTACAVRQLDILDVASQMLRAGGTLVYSTCTFAPAENEGLIESFLQKYPVFELVEIHTFDHFSPGQPQWAAGGRPELAKTARLWPHRLRGEGHFVAHLRKTDGEPARRQKESKPIKLPAEALKSYQQFAEQALRNMPSGEFLLFGDNLYLVPSGLPDLKGLKVVRPGWHLGTLKKNRFEPSHALALGLRVDHIQHTVPLTAAHPDVVHYLRGETLNAESAKGWVVVTVDGFPLGWGKQASGMIKNHYPKGLRWP, encoded by the coding sequence TTGGCAGAAGAGCGGACTTATTATCCAGAGGCATTTTTGACCCGCATGCAGGAGCTGTTAGGTGCGGAGTACGCCCCTTTTCACGATGCGCTCACCCAGCCTGCGGTACAGGGACTGCGGGTGAACACGCTGAAGACAAACCCGGAGCGCTTTTTGGAAATCGCCCCGTTTCATTTGACGGCAGTGCCTTGGGTGGCTGACGGGTTTTATTATGAAGCGCCCGACCGGCCAGGGAAGCATCCGTATCATGCGGCCGGTGTTTACTACATACAGGAGCCGTCGGCGATGTCCGCCGCGGAGGTACTACAGCCGAAGCGAGGTGACCGCGTGCTCGATCTGTGCGCGGCACCGGGCGGAAAATCGACCCATCTGGCTGCGTTGCTGCAAGGGACGGGACTGCTCGTCGCTAACGAGCCCCACCCGCAGCGGGCGAAGATTTTGTCAGAGAACATCGAGCGTTGTGGCGTGACCAATGCTCTTGTGACCAACGAGATGCCCGATCGGTTGGCCGAACGCTTTCCCGCCTTTTTTGATAAAATTCTGGTCGATGCGCCGTGTTCAGGAGAAGGGATGTTCCGCAAAGACCCCGATGCGTGCGAGGAGTGGAGTCCAGGGCATGTGACAGCTTGCGCGGTTCGCCAGCTCGATATTTTAGATGTCGCCTCCCAGATGCTTCGGGCGGGCGGAACGCTGGTGTATTCGACCTGTACGTTTGCGCCTGCTGAAAATGAAGGATTGATCGAGTCGTTTTTGCAAAAGTATCCGGTTTTTGAACTTGTGGAGATTCATACGTTCGACCACTTTTCGCCAGGGCAGCCACAATGGGCAGCAGGCGGACGGCCAGAATTGGCAAAAACAGCACGGCTGTGGCCGCACCGACTACGCGGCGAAGGTCATTTTGTCGCACATCTGCGCAAAACGGACGGTGAACCTGCTCGGCGACAGAAAGAGTCGAAGCCGATCAAGCTTCCAGCCGAAGCACTGAAAAGTTATCAACAGTTTGCGGAACAAGCTCTGCGCAACATGCCGAGCGGCGAGTTTCTTCTGTTTGGGGACAACCTGTATCTGGTGCCGAGTGGGCTGCCCGATCTGAAAGGACTGAAAGTGGTCCGGCCCGGTTGGCATCTGGGGACCTTGAAGAAGAACCGTTTCGAACCCAGTCATGCGCTGGCTCTCGGACTCCGTGTGGACCACATCCAGCACACCGTACCGCTGACCGCCGCTCATCCAGATGTCGTGCACTACCTGCGCGGTGAGACATTAAACGCCGAGAGTGCCAAAGGATGGGTCGTCGTGACGGTAGACGGCTTTCCTCTCGGTTGGGGGAAACAAGCGAGCGGCATGATCAAAAACCACTATCCGAAAGGTCTGCGTTGGCCCTGA
- the pabA gene encoding aminodeoxychorismate/anthranilate synthase component II, whose amino-acid sequence MILMIDNYDSFVYNLVQYLGEMGHELVIRRNDSITVQEIADLNPRVIVISPGPCSPNEAGVSLEVIRTFAGKIPLLGVCLGHQSIAQAFGGKVVRAERLMHGKTSRIEHDGRTIFADLPSPLTVCRYHSLLVERESLPDCFEISAWTEAGEIMAIRHKELAVEGVQFHPEAILTEHGKEMLRNFLERQGLRCTST is encoded by the coding sequence ATGATTTTGATGATCGACAACTATGATTCTTTCGTGTACAACCTCGTGCAATACCTCGGGGAGATGGGGCACGAACTGGTGATCCGTCGCAATGATAGCATCACCGTGCAGGAGATCGCTGACCTGAACCCGCGTGTGATCGTCATCTCGCCTGGACCTTGCTCGCCGAACGAAGCGGGCGTATCACTCGAAGTGATCCGCACGTTCGCAGGCAAAATTCCTTTGCTCGGCGTCTGCCTCGGTCATCAGTCGATCGCACAGGCGTTTGGCGGTAAGGTCGTCCGTGCGGAGCGCCTCATGCATGGCAAAACGTCGCGGATCGAGCATGATGGTCGCACGATCTTCGCAGATCTTCCTTCGCCATTGACCGTTTGTCGCTACCACTCGCTGCTCGTCGAGCGCGAGTCGCTGCCCGACTGCTTTGAAATCTCGGCATGGACAGAAGCGGGCGAGATCATGGCGATCCGCCACAAAGAGCTGGCCGTCGAAGGTGTGCAGTTCCACCCCGAAGCGATTTTGACAGAGCATGGCAAGGAGATGCTTCGCAACTTTCTGGAAAGGCAGGGGCTCCGATGCACGTCTACCTAA
- a CDS encoding ABC transporter permease, whose product MRNLYQLTRNETLKVLRKKRFLVVLLILAVLIPLFAYGQHNQQEKQQAQSGITDWRADVGKQITETERRLANPTLDESRRKALQLQLEQNKYYLERDINPAEPGATSFTRIFMQFGISLFLPLLVIVVATDIVSSEHQDGTIKLLLTRPVKRWKILMSKYLTLLIFTTLTVLAMGVLSYTISGLFFGYKGWDAPMLTGFQIVNGTLDADNVRVIPHWQLMLMNYGLGWIAAIAVATLSFMVSVLVRGTATGMGVMLAVLIGGSIMVQLATDFPLTKYVFTTHLNLAGYINGMPPAVDGLTLGYSLCVLAIWAAASLVISFTSFTKRDVLA is encoded by the coding sequence TTGCGTAACCTCTATCAATTGACGCGCAACGAGACGTTGAAAGTGCTACGGAAAAAACGTTTTCTCGTCGTGTTGCTGATTCTTGCCGTACTGATTCCGCTGTTCGCTTACGGGCAGCATAACCAGCAGGAGAAACAACAAGCGCAGAGCGGTATCACCGACTGGCGAGCCGATGTAGGCAAACAGATCACCGAGACCGAACGCCGTCTGGCCAATCCGACGCTCGATGAGTCGCGCAGAAAAGCGTTGCAGTTGCAACTTGAGCAAAACAAATATTACCTCGAGCGGGACATCAACCCCGCTGAGCCTGGTGCCACCTCGTTCACCCGCATCTTTATGCAGTTCGGCATTTCCTTATTTTTGCCGCTGCTCGTCATCGTCGTGGCGACCGACATCGTGTCGTCAGAGCATCAGGATGGGACGATCAAGTTGCTTTTGACCAGACCTGTGAAGCGCTGGAAGATTTTGATGAGCAAATATTTGACGCTGTTGATCTTCACCACGCTGACCGTGCTCGCGATGGGCGTGCTCTCCTACACCATATCCGGCCTATTCTTTGGTTACAAAGGTTGGGATGCGCCCATGTTGACCGGATTTCAGATCGTCAATGGAACGCTCGACGCCGACAACGTGCGGGTAATTCCCCATTGGCAGTTGATGCTGATGAACTACGGACTGGGCTGGATCGCTGCGATTGCAGTGGCGACTTTGTCGTTCATGGTCTCGGTGCTGGTGCGCGGCACGGCGACTGGCATGGGCGTGATGCTGGCCGTCCTGATCGGTGGGAGCATCATGGTACAGCTCGCGACCGATTTCCCGCTGACCAAATATGTGTTCACCACACATCTCAACCTCGCCGGATATATCAATGGCATGCCCCCGGCGGTGGACGGGTTGACGCTTGGCTATTCGCTTTGCGTGCTGGCGATCTGGGCCGCTGCGTCGCTTGTGATCTCCTTTACTTCTTTCACGAAGCGAGATGTGTTGGCCTAA
- a CDS encoding DUF3656 domain-containing U32 family peptidase → MRTDLRREDIELLAPAGNWEAMRAAVANGANAVYFGVEKFNARARAHNFLMAELPDIMEFLHMYGVKGFLTFNILVFENELEDAKELIDACIDAGVDAVIVQDLGLVRMIREISPDFPIHGSTQMTITSSEAVEFTKPYDMERVVLGRENSLKHIQKIAADTKSELEVFVHGALCVSYSGQCLTSEMWGGRSANRGECAQACRLPYDMIVDNELKDMGNIAYVLSPKDLAALELVPELIEAGVTSFKIEGRLKSAEYVANVVSKYSRAIDAYFAGEAYDPNVIDIAELEQSFSRGFTHGFLSGTNHQELVDGTFPKKRGVFLGHVKKVFRDAILIDLQAPLKRGDGIVFDAGDPTQDEEGGRVYDLRIKGQKIEGKVEAGMYEIVMGRNDVNLGRINVGDKVWRTSDPELDRRLRKTFDTEKPYRTFPVNVSVHGTIGQPLVTIWTDVKTEQTVTIKSDKAAEAALKRPLSDEVLRDQLGRLGGTVYHLGELTLDLEGEIIVPMSELNRMRREASEQLLALRIAPRQYQKRDVDVYEDTLAAEPADGSTANLIALCRSLEQIEAAGKTDVDYIYADFEFVRDYPKAVELARQAGKKIALATPRILMPGERGILLNIIKAKPDGILIRNTGAAYFFEQERPEGIELIGDFSLNIANHKAANLFLERGLKRVTASYDLNTEQMVDLLSQSDASKIEVVIHQHMPMFHTEHCVYATFLSEGNDYTNCGQVCEQHRVSLRDRVDFEHPVRVDTGCRNTVYNAVDQSGAEFLSEFLQYGVCTYRVEFLEEDGGRVQEVLKLYRQALQNEVTGTHVWRTLNATNQLGVTRGQLNKTGVTRG, encoded by the coding sequence ATGAGAACAGACCTGAGACGTGAAGATATCGAACTGCTCGCGCCTGCGGGAAACTGGGAGGCGATGCGCGCAGCCGTTGCTAACGGAGCGAACGCCGTCTATTTTGGTGTCGAAAAATTTAATGCCCGAGCTCGGGCCCACAACTTCTTGATGGCCGAACTGCCGGATATTATGGAGTTCCTTCATATGTACGGAGTCAAAGGCTTTTTGACCTTCAACATTCTCGTGTTTGAAAACGAGTTGGAAGATGCCAAAGAGCTAATCGACGCCTGCATCGATGCTGGAGTGGACGCGGTGATCGTCCAAGACCTCGGATTGGTCCGCATGATCCGTGAGATCTCCCCCGATTTTCCGATCCACGGATCGACGCAGATGACGATCACCTCCTCGGAAGCGGTGGAGTTTACCAAACCGTATGACATGGAGCGGGTCGTCCTCGGTCGTGAAAACTCACTCAAACACATTCAAAAAATTGCAGCCGATACGAAAAGCGAACTGGAAGTGTTCGTCCACGGCGCGTTGTGCGTCTCCTATTCCGGCCAATGCCTAACTTCCGAAATGTGGGGCGGTCGCTCAGCCAACCGCGGCGAATGTGCCCAGGCTTGCCGTCTGCCGTATGACATGATCGTAGACAACGAGTTGAAAGACATGGGCAACATCGCCTACGTCCTTTCCCCGAAAGACCTGGCCGCACTCGAACTGGTGCCGGAGCTGATCGAAGCGGGTGTGACCTCCTTCAAAATTGAAGGCCGACTCAAATCGGCCGAGTATGTGGCCAACGTCGTCTCCAAATACAGCCGTGCGATCGATGCATATTTTGCTGGCGAAGCGTATGACCCGAACGTGATCGACATCGCCGAACTGGAGCAAAGCTTCTCGCGTGGCTTTACACACGGTTTTTTGTCGGGCACTAACCATCAGGAGCTGGTTGACGGCACCTTCCCGAAAAAGCGCGGTGTCTTTCTCGGCCATGTGAAAAAAGTGTTTCGCGACGCGATCCTGATCGATCTGCAAGCACCGCTCAAGCGCGGCGATGGCATCGTGTTCGACGCAGGAGATCCGACGCAAGACGAAGAGGGAGGCCGCGTCTACGATCTACGCATCAAAGGGCAGAAGATTGAAGGTAAGGTCGAAGCGGGCATGTACGAAATCGTCATGGGCCGCAACGACGTCAACCTCGGTCGCATCAACGTCGGCGACAAAGTATGGCGTACATCCGACCCGGAACTGGATCGCAGACTGCGCAAGACGTTCGATACGGAAAAGCCCTATCGTACCTTCCCAGTCAACGTCTCCGTACATGGCACGATCGGCCAGCCGCTGGTGACGATCTGGACCGATGTCAAGACCGAGCAAACGGTGACGATCAAATCGGACAAAGCGGCTGAAGCGGCGCTGAAACGACCGCTGAGCGACGAAGTGCTGCGCGACCAACTCGGACGACTAGGCGGTACTGTCTACCATCTGGGTGAGCTCACACTGGATCTCGAAGGCGAGATCATCGTACCGATGTCTGAGCTAAATCGGATGCGCCGCGAAGCAAGCGAGCAGTTGCTGGCTTTGCGCATCGCACCGCGCCAGTATCAAAAGCGCGATGTCGATGTCTACGAGGATACGCTGGCAGCCGAGCCGGCTGATGGCAGTACGGCGAACCTGATCGCGCTGTGCCGTTCGTTGGAGCAGATTGAAGCGGCAGGAAAGACGGATGTCGATTACATCTACGCCGATTTCGAATTTGTCCGCGACTATCCGAAAGCGGTCGAGTTGGCGCGTCAAGCAGGTAAAAAGATCGCACTTGCCACTCCGCGCATCCTGATGCCGGGCGAACGCGGCATTTTGCTGAACATCATCAAAGCAAAGCCGGACGGAATCCTGATTCGCAACACCGGAGCGGCGTACTTCTTTGAGCAAGAGCGTCCGGAAGGCATCGAACTGATCGGCGACTTCTCCTTGAACATCGCCAACCACAAAGCGGCCAACCTGTTCCTTGAGCGCGGTCTCAAGAGGGTCACCGCGTCCTACGACTTGAACACTGAGCAGATGGTTGATCTGCTGTCCCAATCGGATGCCAGCAAGATCGAGGTGGTCATCCACCAGCACATGCCGATGTTCCACACCGAGCATTGCGTGTATGCGACGTTCTTGTCGGAAGGCAATGACTATACGAACTGCGGACAAGTTTGTGAACAGCATCGCGTATCGCTGCGCGACCGCGTCGATTTTGAACACCCGGTTCGCGTGGACACCGGATGCCGCAACACCGTCTACAACGCGGTGGATCAATCGGGGGCCGAATTCCTGAGTGAATTCTTGCAATACGGTGTGTGCACCTACCGTGTTGAGTTCCTCGAAGAGGACGGTGGTCGTGTCCAAGAGGTGTTGAAACTCTACCGCCAAGCACTGCAAAACGAAGTGACAGGCACGCACGTCTGGCGCACATTAAACGCCACCAACCAATTGGGTGTCACCCGCGGGCAGTTGAACAAGACGGGTGTGACGAGAGGGTAA
- the pabB gene encoding aminodeoxychorismate synthase, component I, producing MMQSYRNQGYRLMPVVRTYNGVTLDTSEIYERVGWQGPHHFLLESGKMGDYSFVGGAPFATLTAKNGQAHFIHGERQEELFGDPLEILREKMAQFRAPYIEGLPKFRGGAVGFLSYDTARSIERLPQLSTDDLGTPDLYFVFVDKLCVIDHRNGLLHLIAHADLQEEDGLVQADADLDVMEQQLFHGSSQVPAFPARMAQADWQFSFSKAAFEAAVVRIQEYIGQGDVFQVNLSVRQGRTLGAAPYEIYKHLREINPSPFSSYLHFPELQIVSCSPELLVNVLQGECNTRPIAGTRPRTGDSELDRQAVEELRSNEKENAEHIMLVDLERNDLGRVCRYGSVEVNELMVVEEYSHVFHLVSNVRGQLGAGQDAFDVIRATFPGGTITGAPKIRTMEIIEELEPTRRGLYTGSIGWIDFDGDMELNIVIRTLQVQNGIGYVQAGAGIVIDSVPEREYKESMRKAKALWVAIEKAEQAAQEGGEPA from the coding sequence ATGATGCAAAGCTACAGGAATCAGGGGTATCGTCTGATGCCTGTCGTCCGTACATACAACGGGGTTACGCTCGACACTTCCGAAATCTATGAGCGAGTAGGCTGGCAAGGCCCGCACCATTTTTTGCTGGAATCGGGGAAGATGGGCGACTACTCTTTTGTCGGCGGAGCACCCTTCGCCACGCTGACCGCCAAAAACGGTCAAGCGCACTTTATCCACGGCGAGCGGCAGGAAGAGCTGTTCGGTGACCCCTTGGAAATTCTGCGTGAAAAAATGGCACAGTTTCGCGCACCTTATATTGAGGGATTGCCCAAATTTCGCGGCGGCGCTGTCGGGTTTCTTTCCTATGACACGGCGCGTTCCATCGAGCGCCTTCCGCAGTTGAGCACCGACGACCTCGGGACGCCCGACCTCTATTTTGTCTTCGTGGACAAGCTCTGCGTGATCGACCATCGAAACGGGTTGCTGCATCTGATCGCCCACGCCGATTTGCAGGAAGAAGACGGGCTGGTGCAGGCAGACGCGGATTTGGACGTGATGGAACAACAACTGTTTCACGGGAGTTCGCAGGTGCCAGCATTTCCGGCCCGCATGGCCCAAGCAGACTGGCAGTTTTCGTTTTCCAAAGCGGCCTTCGAGGCGGCAGTCGTCCGCATCCAGGAGTATATCGGCCAAGGCGATGTGTTCCAAGTCAACCTCTCCGTCCGACAAGGTCGCACCTTGGGGGCCGCGCCCTATGAAATCTACAAGCATTTGCGCGAAATCAATCCGTCTCCCTTCTCGAGCTACCTGCACTTTCCGGAACTGCAGATCGTCTCCTGTTCGCCCGAGCTTTTGGTCAACGTTTTGCAAGGTGAATGCAACACGCGCCCAATCGCTGGAACGCGTCCACGCACAGGCGACTCCGAACTGGATCGACAGGCGGTGGAAGAGTTACGTAGCAACGAAAAAGAAAATGCGGAACATATCATGCTCGTCGATTTGGAGCGCAACGATCTCGGGCGCGTCTGTCGCTATGGCTCTGTCGAAGTCAATGAACTGATGGTGGTCGAAGAATACTCGCACGTCTTTCACCTCGTTTCCAATGTCCGCGGACAGTTGGGGGCAGGGCAAGATGCCTTCGATGTGATCCGCGCTACCTTCCCCGGTGGTACGATCACGGGAGCGCCGAAGATCCGCACGATGGAGATCATCGAAGAGTTGGAGCCGACCCGCCGTGGTCTGTATACCGGTTCGATCGGCTGGATCGATTTTGACGGCGATATGGAACTGAACATCGTCATCCGCACCTTGCAGGTACAAAATGGGATCGGCTACGTCCAAGCAGGGGCGGGCATCGTGATCGATTCCGTGCCGGAGCGGGAATACAAGGAATCGATGCGCAAAGCGAAAGCGCTGTGGGTCGCGATCGAAAAAGCGGAGCAGGCGGCGCAGGAAGGGGGAGAGCCAGCATGA
- a CDS encoding ABC transporter ATP-binding protein yields MTDQNRPIALSVRHLQKTIKRRTIVQDITFDVFEGEVFGFLGPNGAGKTTTIRMIVGLIKPTAGHVLIGGHDVQKNFLDAMRCVGCIVENPELYKYMTGWQNLEHFARMLDLPDERIEEVVKLVRMDNRIHDKVKTYSLGMRQRLGIAQALLASPKLLILDEPTNGLDPAGIRELREFIRRLAREEGLAVFVSSHMLAEVQMMCDRVAILSNGQILKVATVEEIVHTGTNRVEWTVDARETAYALIAAEIGDEHVELLGENKIVGILTADQTARVNEKLISAGIKLYGVQVQGQLEELFLEITGGGDTIA; encoded by the coding sequence TTGACTGACCAAAATCGTCCGATCGCCTTGTCCGTACGTCATTTGCAAAAGACGATCAAACGCCGCACGATCGTGCAGGATATCACGTTTGACGTGTTCGAAGGCGAAGTGTTCGGCTTCCTCGGCCCCAATGGGGCTGGCAAGACCACGACCATTCGCATGATTGTCGGGTTGATCAAACCGACCGCAGGCCATGTGTTGATCGGTGGCCATGATGTGCAAAAAAACTTTTTGGACGCGATGCGCTGTGTCGGCTGTATCGTGGAAAATCCTGAACTGTATAAATACATGACCGGCTGGCAGAACCTTGAACATTTTGCCCGCATGCTCGATCTGCCCGATGAGCGAATCGAGGAAGTGGTGAAACTGGTGCGGATGGACAACCGCATTCATGACAAAGTCAAAACCTATTCGCTCGGGATGCGCCAACGCCTCGGCATTGCCCAAGCCCTGCTCGCTTCCCCCAAGCTGTTGATTTTGGACGAACCGACCAACGGGCTCGACCCGGCGGGGATTCGTGAACTGCGCGAGTTTATCCGGCGCTTGGCACGGGAAGAAGGCTTGGCGGTGTTTGTCTCCTCGCACATGCTGGCCGAAGTGCAGATGATGTGCGATCGGGTTGCCATCTTGTCAAATGGTCAGATTTTGAAGGTTGCCACCGTTGAAGAGATCGTGCACACGGGCACCAATCGCGTGGAGTGGACGGTCGATGCACGCGAGACCGCTTATGCGTTGATCGCCGCTGAGATCGGAGACGAGCATGTCGAGTTGCTCGGCGAAAACAAAATTGTCGGGATTCTGACGGCCGATCAGACCGCACGGGTCAACGAGAAATTGATCTCAGCGGGCATCAAATTGTACGGCGTACAGGTACAAGGGCAGTTGGAAGAGCTGTTCCTGGAAATCACCGGAGGAGGTGACACGATTGCGTAA
- a CDS encoding aminotransferase class IV, protein MHVYLNGRILPAGEATLSVFDHGFLYGAGLFETMRTVGGSPMFWPEHVRRLRTSAEWLGIPIRWSDEELERAVIETVRANALEDAYVRLTISRGEGALGPSGATCIEPTLIIYVKELVLPPIAERNLIVFETVRSTPETPVRAKTLNYLNSLLAYRELEMRGAAEGMQLTAEGYVAEGAVSNLFFVVDGEIWTPSLDTGILPGIIREWVLGQLPVLEKRFTPSDIAHASEAFTTSSVIGILPATSLEGRPFGDGTIGPVTRQLLEKWRKISS, encoded by the coding sequence ATGCACGTCTACCTAAATGGTCGCATTCTCCCAGCAGGGGAGGCGACTCTGTCCGTTTTTGACCACGGTTTTTTGTACGGCGCGGGGCTTTTTGAAACGATGCGCACCGTCGGCGGGTCTCCGATGTTCTGGCCGGAGCATGTCCGCCGCCTGCGCACATCTGCGGAGTGGTTGGGCATTCCGATTCGGTGGAGCGACGAAGAGTTGGAACGCGCGGTCATTGAGACGGTGCGAGCGAACGCACTTGAAGATGCGTATGTCCGGCTGACCATTTCGCGCGGAGAAGGCGCTCTTGGACCAAGCGGAGCTACCTGCATCGAGCCGACGCTGATCATCTACGTCAAGGAACTCGTCCTGCCGCCAATCGCTGAGCGCAACTTGATCGTTTTCGAGACGGTGCGCAGCACCCCAGAAACGCCAGTGCGCGCCAAAACGCTCAACTACCTCAACAGCCTGCTCGCCTATCGGGAGCTCGAAATGAGAGGGGCAGCAGAAGGCATGCAACTGACCGCAGAAGGGTACGTCGCAGAAGGGGCGGTCAGCAACCTCTTTTTCGTCGTGGACGGTGAAATCTGGACCCCATCCCTCGACACAGGCATTCTGCCGGGGATCATCCGCGAATGGGTGTTGGGGCAACTGCCCGTTTTGGAAAAGCGCTTTACGCCTTCGGACATTGCCCATGCTTCCGAAGCGTTCACCACGTCATCGGTCATCGGGATTCTCCCCGCCACTTCACTAGAAGGCAGACCGTTCGGAGACGGAACGATCGGCCCGGTGACACGACAGCTCCTTGAAAAATGGAGAAAAATCTCATCTTAA